The following are encoded together in the Parabacteroides chongii genome:
- a CDS encoding RteC domain-containing protein, whose translation MDSDVSSDKAIYMIDFIRPLFEELREFIHQYTFQDANEEILFFKDIKPFILSKLIYFNDIYLLELRKPNGSKEVLKEYYKKKQTAITEFCNANLDFYQYYRSKATHLDRYYFLREHENYKLCHNCGMFDKDPLFSTCCDHRVAKMLAYDMLEIYLQQRLQELERKEVIENSRTSLPDNPFLWTGTKIAAIELGYAIYAAGVLNNGNADIKEIMTYIEASFKIDLGDYYRTYLAIRERKKDKTSFLTNLINKLLQKMDEDDKL comes from the coding sequence ATGGATAGTGACGTATCTTCCGATAAAGCTATATATATGATTGATTTCATCAGACCATTATTTGAAGAACTAAGAGAGTTTATCCACCAATATACTTTTCAGGATGCTAATGAAGAAATATTATTCTTCAAAGATATTAAGCCATTCATTTTAAGCAAACTGATATATTTTAATGACATATATCTACTTGAACTAAGAAAGCCGAACGGCAGCAAAGAAGTTCTAAAAGAGTATTATAAAAAAAAGCAAACGGCAATAACGGAGTTTTGCAATGCTAATCTTGACTTCTACCAATATTATCGTTCTAAAGCCACACACTTAGATAGATATTATTTTCTTAGAGAACATGAGAATTACAAACTATGCCATAACTGTGGTATGTTTGATAAAGACCCATTGTTTTCAACTTGCTGCGACCATAGGGTTGCTAAGATGCTGGCTTATGATATGTTGGAAATCTATCTGCAACAACGATTACAGGAACTTGAAAGGAAAGAAGTAATAGAAAATAGCAGGACTTCATTACCTGACAATCCTTTCCTATGGACAGGCACAAAAATAGCTGCTATCGAATTGGGATATGCTATCTATGCTGCCGGAGTACTTAATAATGGAAACGCTGATATAAAAGAGATAATGACTTATATAGAAGCATCATTCAAAATAGATTTAGGGGATTATTACCGGACTTATCTTGCAATAAGAGAAAGGAAGAAAGATAAGACATCATTCCTTACCAACCTTATAAATAAGCTCCTGCAAAAAATGGACGAAGACGATAAGTTATAA
- a CDS encoding helix-turn-helix domain-containing protein: MEIITFESKAYKDLDNKITAIADYIFNHTEAENTNEDEIWVDSYEVCTFLKISDRTLQRLRAAGTITYSNIKGHYFYKIGEIKRLLEERLIKRDKDSINDLITNHQLYVKERRNIRKDK, encoded by the coding sequence ATGGAGATAATAACATTCGAGTCAAAAGCCTATAAGGATTTAGACAACAAAATTACCGCTATCGCCGATTATATATTCAATCACACAGAAGCGGAAAACACTAATGAAGATGAAATTTGGGTGGATAGTTACGAAGTCTGTACATTCTTAAAAATCAGTGACCGGACATTACAACGCTTACGGGCTGCAGGGACTATCACCTATTCCAACATCAAGGGGCATTATTTCTACAAAATCGGAGAAATAAAACGATTATTGGAAGAACGCCTGATTAAACGAGATAAGGACAGTATTAATGACCTGATAACCAACCACCAGCTATATGTTAAGGAAAGAAGAAATATTAGAAAGGACAAGTAA